DNA sequence from the Acidobacteriota bacterium genome:
GGTAATTCAGATCGCCCGCAATCTGGGCTACGAAGTCGTCGAAGCTCTGATCCCTCGCGCGACGCTGTACACCGCCGACGAAGTTTTCTTCAGCGGAACCGCTGCGGAAATTACCCCCATCCGCACCATTGACCGTATCAAAGTCGGCGAAGGCAAACGCGGCCCTGTGACGGCTGCGTTACAAAAAGAATTTTTCGCGATTACCTCTGGCGAGAAGGAAGCGCCCGGCGACTGGCTGGCATTTGCGAATCGGTGATTTGTCGTTTTCTATGGGCCTGAGGGGACTTATAAGTCTTATAGGTCTCATCTGTCCTATAGGTCACATCAATCTCGCCAATTATCTTTTCCGATTCCGTTCCTGTAACCGAACTTTTGTCATTCGTTCTCGCAATCCGCCTTCTTTGATGAAATCCTGTTCGAGTCGTCGAATCTGTTGATCCAGCAAATAATTCGTCTGATGAATCAGGCAAATGGCGATATTGGCGACAACGCCGGCAGAGCGCGTTTCACAAAACTCTCGAAAAAGTTCAAACGTCATTGGGTTTCGTTTCCCAAGCTTGCGGACATACAGCGCTTCTTCAGAATCTTTATCCCAAATCGCTAAATCCCGGACGCGCAGAAAGTCCTGATAATCCATCAATAGTTCTTCCAAACTGGCGCGGGCGACATTGGTCAATTTGATTTCCATCTCTTTTGAAGTTCCAGATGCTTTGCTGCCTTCAACGATGTTCTGCTTTCCGGAGCGCGCCGCTTGCACCATCTGATCAATCGTGCGGTCGCCGCGTTTGAGGAATCGTTTGCAAAAGTGGAACGTTACGTCATAAACCACTTCTGCTTTCCGATAAGAAAGCAATTCCTGATAATGGCCGTGCGGCGGGATGAAGCTGGGTTGTTTCATGGAATTTCTCCCGAAGCGAATTGATTGTGCGTCAAGTTGGCAAACCTGGGTGGCGTTTGCGCTTTTATCATCGCTCGCTTCCGGCATTCAATGTAAAAATCATGGCTTCAAAAATCACTCCTACTCAGGCAGCAAAACAAGTCCTTAAAACGCTGAAAGCCGCCGGAACTCCTGAGCGCGCAGCACAATCGCGCGTGTATTTCAAATCGGATGAAGATGTGCAGTTTTATGGCCTGGCTGCGCAGGAAGTCAGGCAGGTCGAGCGCGAGTTTTTCGCTACGGTGAAAGGTGCCTGGACTTTCGACGACGCGATCGCGTTTTGCGAGTTGATGATCCGGGAAAAACATCTGGAAGCCAAACAAATCGGGTTTGAATTGCTGGCACGATTCAAACGCCAGTTCAGGCCGGAATTGCTCGAAACCATCAAGCAATGGTTGCTGGAAAATCACAGCGCGAATTGGGCGACGACGGACGGGCTTTGTTCCGTGGTTGTTTCTCCGTTGGTGCAAAAACATCCCGAACTAATCCGGCAATTCACCCCTTGGACACGCAATAAAAATCTGTGGGTGCGGCGAGTTTCCGCGGTGGCGCTGACCGGGTTGGCGCGCAGAGGCAAACATTTGGATGAGGCATACGGAATTGCCGAAGCCCTGTTTGGCCATCCTGAAGACCTGATTCACAAAGCGACGGGCTGGTTGTTGCGCGATGCCGGCAGGACCGATGAACAGCGATTGGAAAAGTTCCTGTTGGAGCACGGCCCGCGAATTCCGCGCACAGCGTTGCGGTATGCCATTGAACGATTTCCCTCCGACAAACGAAAAGAAATTCTGGCAAAAACCAAAGCCGGATAGGTCAAAAAATTGACAACACTCCTCAGCGGTCTTATAGTTCACCGGTCAAACCAAGTTACAGCGCCACAGGACTACTCAACCGCGCTAAGGCATCTAGCTGGAACATCAACTCTACCAACTACATCCGCGACGGGAGGATGAATGACCAGTCGTAATTCGCACAATTTGAAAGCGGCCATGGCGCCGATTGACCGCGCAGGAATCACCGAACTTGTTGTCCAACGAATCAAAGAATTATTGGAACGCGGCGAGCTGAAAGCCGGAAGTCGTTTGCCGCCGGAACGTGAATTGGCCGAAATGCTGCACATCAGCCGTCCCAGTTTGCGCACTGCGTTAAAAGCCTTATCGGTGATGGGCATTATCAACGCCAAACCAGGCGCAGGAACTTACATCGCCGAATCGCTGCCGGAAGTGTTCACCGAACCGATGAGGTTCATGACACTGATCAACAACACCAGCGATGAAGAAATGTTTGAAGCCCGGTTGATTATCGAAGCCGGTTTGGCCGAATTGGCCGCTGAACGCGCCAATGATGAAGATATCAAAGCCATGGTTGTGGAACTTGACGCGATGCGCGCCAACTTAAACGATCCGGAAAATTATCTAAAACACGACATACAGTTTCACCAGGCCATTGCCAAAGCCGCCAATAACAAATTGATGAGCGGCGTGATGGATACTGTGTCACAGTTGCTTTTCAATCTGCGCCGCCAAACCATCAGACATGCAGGTGATTTTGAAGAAGCCAATGACTGGCATCAGAAAATTGTCGAAGCAATCAGAAAGCACGATGCCAAACGCGCCAAAGAAACATTGACCGGACATTTGCGAGCTTCCCAGGCGGCTTGGGCACGCGAAAATCGAAATCACTCCTCCGAAAATTCCCCCGATAATTCTTCAGGAGCCGGTTCTGCTGAAAATAAAGCCGACACTTCGCCTTTCAAACGTCGCGGCAAATAACATTCTTTTCGCGTAATTCTCAATGCTGCCCGATCTTGAAGAAGTGAAACGCAGGCTGGTAAGCGTAGGCGAGCTTGTGCGGGATCACGTGCTGGCCGAGCTTCGGCAGCAATCCGCCGAATCGCTTTCCGCTGTCGCATTTGAAACGGCGGCGGACAAAATCTACGTCATTGATCGTTCAGTAGAAACCATTCTGCTACCTGCGCTTACGCGACACCTGCAACCTCTTGTTTCTTTCGTCCTGATTTGCGAAGGCGTCAACGATGAACAGCCGCTTCCTTTTCCCGCCGATGTGCCGATTGGACAATGCCAGGCGCGGTTGATCATTGATCCGATAGACGGCACCAGGCCGATTATGTACAACAAACGCAGCGCCTGGTGGCTGGCCGGTTTAGCGCCGAATTTAGGCGAACAAACCGGCTTGCGGGATATCGAAATCGCCGTCCAGGTCGAAATTCCAACCACGCGGGCTGCGTTGGCCGACACATTGTGGGCGATTCGCGACAAAGGCGCAGGCGGCGAAACCACGAATTTGCTTTCCGGCGAACGAACAGAATTTCAACCGCAACCTTCGCGCGCAAAAACCATCGCCGGAGGCTTCGCTTCGTTCTTTCATCCGTTTCCGGGCGGCAAGGAAATTTTCGCCGCAATGGAAGAGGAACTGGCGCAGGAACTGATCGGCGGATTGGAACAAAGCAAGACGGCGATGTTCGACGAACAATATCTGTCAACCGGCGGCCAGCTTTACGAACTGCTGACCGGACGCGACCGCATGTTGGTGGATGTTCGCGGATTGTTGTATGAACGCTTTGCGCGCGAAGGCAAAGCCACTGGCCATGCCTGCCACCCCTATGACCTCTGCACAGTGCTGATTGCCGAAGAAGCCGGCGTTGAAATCACAGGCACGGATGGCCAACCGCTGAACGCGCCGCTCGACACGACCTCGGACGTTTCCTGGATCGGGTACGCCAACGCCGACATTCGCCGCGAAGTTGAACCCGTGCTGATGAAATTGTTGGCCAAACACCTGTCGTAAACCCAGTAATGAAAACACGACCGCACAACCTGGGAGCGCGGGCGTCCTGCCCGCGAAAATCCGTAGTTTTTCTAAAACTTCTTGGCCTGCTTATTTTGCTGTATGCGATTCCCTTCGCGCAGTCCGCGCCTTCCACGGCCAAGCTTTCCTCTGCCGAGTTTGAAATCATCGAGGGCATTTTTCACGACGGCT
Encoded proteins:
- a CDS encoding FadR family transcriptional regulator, encoding MTSRNSHNLKAAMAPIDRAGITELVVQRIKELLERGELKAGSRLPPERELAEMLHISRPSLRTALKALSVMGIINAKPGAGTYIAESLPEVFTEPMRFMTLINNTSDEEMFEARLIIEAGLAELAAERANDEDIKAMVVELDAMRANLNDPENYLKHDIQFHQAIAKAANNKLMSGVMDTVSQLLFNLRRQTIRHAGDFEEANDWHQKIVEAIRKHDAKRAKETLTGHLRASQAAWARENRNHSSENSPDNSSGAGSAENKADTSPFKRRGK
- a CDS encoding four helix bundle protein, which codes for MKQPSFIPPHGHYQELLSYRKAEVVYDVTFHFCKRFLKRGDRTIDQMVQAARSGKQNIVEGSKASGTSKEMEIKLTNVARASLEELLMDYQDFLRVRDLAIWDKDSEEALYVRKLGKRNPMTFELFREFCETRSAGVVANIAICLIHQTNYLLDQQIRRLEQDFIKEGGLRERMTKVRLQERNRKR
- a CDS encoding DNA alkylation repair protein, translated to MASKITPTQAAKQVLKTLKAAGTPERAAQSRVYFKSDEDVQFYGLAAQEVRQVEREFFATVKGAWTFDDAIAFCELMIREKHLEAKQIGFELLARFKRQFRPELLETIKQWLLENHSANWATTDGLCSVVVSPLVQKHPELIRQFTPWTRNKNLWVRRVSAVALTGLARRGKHLDEAYGIAEALFGHPEDLIHKATGWLLRDAGRTDEQRLEKFLLEHGPRIPRTALRYAIERFPSDKRKEILAKTKAG